Sequence from the Phragmites australis chromosome 11, lpPhrAust1.1, whole genome shotgun sequence genome:
TTATTGTTTCTTTTTGTACATAAACTTTTTTTTCCCTAAGATTAACTATGTCTCTATTCTTGGTTAAATTGCTGTGGTGAATTTACAGAGCTGGACCATCTCTCTCTGAGAAGGATCAGAAGGAGAGGGCTCAAAGGAGCAACTTTGTCCGTGGACTTGTGCTCTCGACTATATTTGATGATGATAACTTGTAAAGGGGATGATTCAGTCAAGGAACACAAGGAGAATTATCTGCACTTTTGCAACCTTGttcgtgctgctgctgctgctcgcagACCTTCATGGCAAACCAAGAGGTCCATCAAGTTTATGTATGTACGTATGGCACATGTATTGCATGTATGTACCAAGTTTATGTATGTACGTATGGCACATGTAttgcatgtatgtatgtttaTCTCCCTGCATTTGCCCATAGTGCAACAGGAGAGTAGGGGAGGAAGGTCTTGTATTCAAAATTTCCACGTCAAATAAATCAGGACACTCTGTCCTTGAAGTGGAATTGTGCATATACGCAGAGGAGCTGCTCGCCATGTTTTAGGACATTCTATTTAATCGTTGTAATAATATGCAGTGTTTTATATACTTGTGTCACAACGCGCATGCCATTCGAATGTGAAACTGCTTTCTTGTAATAATATGCAGTGTTTTAACGGAACATTATTCTTTTTAAAGCTTGATTTGAAAGAAAATGGAACTTAATATTGCTTGGGGCCAGATTTTTGACTTGGAGCTCTGTAAATACCGGTCACGCACAAGTGTTCGAGATGTTTTTACCATACCTTTTTAGTAAGGTCAAGTCGCAATTGAACTTCGCAATTTCATGTCGTTCAATTGCTTGCTGAGTTGTATTCCTTCTGTTTCTTGTTTGACCAGGGTTGACGCTAAAATTTGTACCTGGAAATTAACCCTGAAATATATAGCATCTAATGTACTTAGGAATCTTTGTAGCGGTGGTCGAAGCATTAGATGAACCTTCCTAATAGTCTGAGCTTACGcttcaaaaaatatattgcaAATATGTTCTCATACTGAATTTTGAAGTTTGCTTGCATCTTTAGAGAGATGAACAAGCTCGCCTTCAGTTCTTCACGGTACGCAAATATTGCAAGAAGAACGAAAAGGGTTGGCTTTCTTGAAGTGTATCTGTCAACAGTCTAAGTTCCAGGATAGAGGTCACACCAACTCTTTCCCTTAAAGAGAGGAACATCTCAGACCTACTATTCAATCACAGTTTGCAAAACATACTCTTTTAAAACCAATATTCTCCATCCATTGAACCACTCCGTGCAACAATCAAGTAAAAATCTGCAAATCCCTGGTCTTCTTCCCTGAGAAATAAGGCTCTGTATAATTGTATTTAACACAACCTTAGGATTAACACCATCTTAGGTTGAGTTTTAAGACATACCACTCCCTGTTTTCATAAGACCTTGAGCGACGTATCCTGAAACTCAGACTAGATGACCGTCATAATCTTATATGTTTGTTTGACATATAGTTTGTCTTCTTCCTATTTCAACAGATAAAGTCCTATATTTAGCTATAATACCTGGAAGAACACATTTCAGCTCTCAGTTTTAAACATTTTCCGAGCTTTCAACTCAAAATTTTAACTTTAACTTGATATGCATTTTCATCTTGGGTATTAAAGTTATTAACCAAGTCAACATAAAAGAGTAAATCATACCAGAACAAAAGAAAACTTTCATCGAAAACAACATTTCAACGCACCAGGTATCTGAATTTTTCTCTAGCCCCTTAACAAAGAAGGCAACATAGGCAAAAGGAAACTGCGAAGAGACTTTAATAGCAACCTGGGTTATAGTTGGATTAGGGCATGTACAACAGTTGACGCAATGCTGTCTATAatacaatccatcatctagaaACAACATGAAAGACAATTTCTACGGCCGATACTCTATTAGATTAGTTCTGCCCCATAAGAAATGCAGCACAAGAGACATTTGGTCTAGTTTTCACGAGTATAGACTAACTCTTGCAAGAGATGACCTTCTTATCTCTCTTCGTTTACACACACCTTCACGTCATCAAAGCTGATTTGGAAGCTGGAGTCAGCTGTTCAATTGAAAGTGCTTACGCTGATGTGGTGTTGGTGGCATGCACGCAATAAGTGTAATGAGGGAGAAAGAGGTAGGAGGACGCAGGAGGTATGTGGGTCAGCTAGCAATACGCCACTTAAATTGATCTCAAATAGTTGGATGAACCAGAGAAGGAAATGTCTCAAAGAAACAGGGCTGTTGGAAGAAGCTGATCGGTGATGTTTTGAAAGTAAATTCTGATGGAGCTTATAGCCCTAATACCAAGATGGGTGGATGGGGCATGGTTGTTCGTGATCATTGCATGGCGTGTGCAGCTGGTCGATTCAAATATTGGCAAGATGTTAATTGTGTTATCAGTTTAGGCATGGATAATGTGGTTTTTGAATCCGATTCAGCCACTCTCGTCAATGCTCTGGAAAGAGACTCGCATCTCGTCGTTTACATCTTTAGATTTCCTTTTTTGCTATAGGGAATAAAGCAGCACATGAGCTTGGTGCGATGCCCATGTGTGGGTTGATTCTCCTTCCGCGTTTGTGCCCCTGCTCTAATAGAATCATACAAAACACATTACTTCGTCCGGTCTTAAATATATATACAGACCTAATAGAATTATATAAACATACATATCGTTTTGGATAATATACTATTTTAAATATATAGCTTTGataactatttttattaaaatatatttataaaatttattaaatttgtgatattataaaatCATTTTTCAGGCAATCTACATATATTTTAagatttctaaactaaatattttgaaaactatgttagttaaaattttaaaaatttaatcgaTTTTTTTCCAAAACGATATGCATTTATAGCTCGATGCAGCACGTGGGAGATTCGACAGTTCAGCTCGCATCTTTCTAGAACCCAAATTGACACGCATCAGCATGAGTGCCTCGCACAACCACAGgataaccaaaaaaaaaatcagttaatCACCACCACGACGACGACGTAACCCGAACCCAATGAAACACCTCCCAGCAGAACCAGACCGTCCGATCAGAATCGGACAGTtgtcctccttctccctcgccaCCGTCTGGTCGTCGTCTCCTCGCCCAAGCCACCGGCCACGTCACCATCCATCCCGCATCTCCATCTCGGCGTCTTCCCCATGTCGATCCGGTGTCagcgctagggttagggtttccccTTCGCCCCCCACCGCCATGGCTCCCGAcgacgccgccaccaccgcggcCTCTTCCGAgcccggcggcgccggcgggatGAGCAGCGAGGAGGTCGCCGCGAGGCCGCTCCTCTCGTCGCTCTCCCCCTCCCCGGCCGTACCGGTGCCGGAGAGCATAGAGGATCTGGACCGGAGGTACGCGCCGTACGCGCGGCGGGATGCGTACGGGCCGATGGGCCTTGGGCCCATCGGGCCGGCCGAGGCGGCACGGCTGGCGATCGCGGCGGTTGTCCTCGTCCCGCTCCGGGTCGTGGCCGGCGTGCTCGTGCTCGTCGCCTACTACCTCGTGTGCCGCGTGTGCACGCTgtgggtggaggaggagcgggagagCGGCGAGGGGGATGGGTACGCGCGGCTCCAAGGGTGGAGGCGGGAGGCGGTGGTGCGGTGCGGCCGCGCGCTCGCTCGcgccatgttgttcgtcttCGGGTTCTACTGGATCCGGGAGTACGACTGCCGCTTCCACGATGCCAAGGTAGTGACGATGAATAGTTATGCTTCTATAAGCAGGCCTCCGGTTGTTTTTATTTTCTGCTGCCTGCTTGCTTGATTCCTCAGCAATGGAAGCGCCGGATAGTGTTACACTTGACAGTATATGCCAAATGCACCATGGTTAGCTATGGGACTAGGTAGTCTTGGTGTTTGTTCGTGGGCTTGGTGTTTGGTATCAAAAGTGACTCGAGTATATACACTGATAGAATTTAATTTGTTGACTGCGCTTCTTGTCATTTGCTATATGTGTATCTATCAACTTACTTGAAGACATGGTAGTTTGTTGTTGCATCTTGCCACATGATGCGTGCCATGTGTTTATTTGCAGCGAAAACGTTGCTGTATTTGTAATCTTGTGCTTGTAAGTTCCTCAAATAGCAGAATGTGATAATAGTGTGATAAACGGATAAACCTGGTGGTGACGTTGCACAGTCATCACTTGTAGCGTAATACAATATCAATTTAATTTAAACCTTTCCTGACCGACGGTAGGTCTGAGTTCTACTTGGGGGCTTTGGATGGTGATTGGCATGATTATTGTATATGGTTGCTTTTGTATCTATGTCACGTACAACTATTGCATATATTGCAATTCTTTGGTTTTTCAGGATGAGCATGTGGATCAGTCTAAAGAATTGGAAAGGCCAGGGGTGATTGTATCTAATCATGTATCTTATGTGGATATTCTTTATCACATGTCAGCTTCTTTTCCAAGTTTTGTTGCTAAGGTACTGCAAACATATTGTGACATTGTTATTGTTCATATGATTTCTTGAAACTTTGATATTGATTTTGACATGTCTCTTTTACACATGCTTATCCTTCTTGAAGAGATCAGTGGCCAGATTACCCCTAGTTGGTCTCATAAGGTACTAGCATTCTTTACTGCATTTGgtgtcatatttttctcaattttttagtaaaaaattaatattgtCTTGTAGTAGATAGTTTGACTGGACAAATGTTTTTATGTATGTTGATTTTGTTTAAGccgaattgaaaaaaaaaatgacttgTGTTATACTATTATGCAGCAAATGTCTTGGATGCATTTTTGTCCTGCGGGAGTCTAAAACATCAGATTTCAAAGGTGTTTCAGGTACATGGTGATGTTTATGGTCTTAAATCGGCATTATTGTCTTGTTTTTGGTTTAGCTTCTGCTGATAAATGTTACGAATGTGAAGCTTGTCTATTATCCAGCCCCAAAGGGGTACATGTAGTACAAGAgaaccccaaaccctagaataCAGGAAAGGACTATAATACCCTTAACACCCCCTTAAATGCAAGGCATATGCAATTGTGTTGCATTTGAAAAGGGTACGACACTAAGCACTCACATTACAACACTAGATAAACATCCAAAGGCTGAGTCTCCACCATTGTCGTagcttgcaaatcttgaaaaccTTGCCAAACCGAAGAGGTGTGAAGAGAAGCACAAAGGTAGAGAGTCGTGATGATAAATGACAAAGAAATGCCTCTAGTCAAGAGTCACGACAGAGCTGACAAAGAGTAGCAACAGACGGGTCACACATAAGTCCAGACGAGTGCTGCTCAAATCCGAATAGGTCTGGACCGAACAATCCACGAAGCTACAAGTAGCAGTCAAGGGCTACAGAGGGACTGAGAAGGCAAAGCCGCATCAACGACGACGAGAAGTGATTAGCCAAAAGCATGGCCAACCACAAAACGAAACATAGCAATCGGCAACGGACAAAGATTTTATGGACTCATGTGGCACGAACAACTCAAGGAGAGCGCAACAGACTTGGATGGACACGACGTCGACGTAACTCTAATGCTAGACAGAACACAAGCAGCAGCAAGATGCTAGAAAGCAGCAGCAATATGACGACAAAAGAATCAGCACCGCCatgcaagtagatcgagcaaaaggATACGTGACCGCCATGCAAGAAGACGGCGAGAGCTGGCTTGGATCGGATTGGAGGCCTAAAGCTCTGTTACCATGTTACAAATGTGAAGCTTGTCTATTATCTAGCCCCAAAGGGGTACATGTAGTACAAGAgaaccccaaaccctagaataCAGGAAAGGACTATAATACCCTTAACAGTAAATACTTGCATTCCCATCATTAAGACTTGAGAGTTCAGTTTTGGAATATAATGTAATACTGATTACATAAATTATGCTCAGAAAATTCTTTATTGAACCTTGGCAACTACATGGTCAATAACGAATTATATTTCATTCGCCGATGAGTGTCTACGAGTAAATTTCATCCATGCTCCTAGAACTAACGTGTCCATTTCGATGCAGTATGCCATCCTtgaactatttattttgttgatttcgaTAGAGTATTCTACAGTATAAAGTCCATATGGGACATGATCCCATCCTTGCTACCCGAAATTTTTACAGGTGCATAGGGAGGGAGGGAGTGACTTCCGAAACCAACTAAAAATCTTAGAAGATACGGGAAAGTAAAGAAAGTTCAATAACCACAAGAAtgggcaatttttttttgagaatttcaTGAGTTAGAACAATTGAAAAGTCATGAAGAAGGATCTGAAAGGTAAACGAAAAATATGATGAGCGAAATTACTTAGTTAAATTATCCTGAAAGAATTAAACAGACAACTTGAATAATATGGCCACAAGTACACTAAATTTGACATAGGCTGTTAGAGAATATCCTTATACGATTCTGGCTGGGATGTTCCTTTTAAAATCTAATGTAATGTAACCAGATTTGATCAAAATTAGATGGCATTGCTAGCCTTTTCAGTATGAGGACTAGGCTGACTCACCTCTTTTGTGGTTATAGACGTTGGGTACAATTTACTCTTCGAAACACTGCTAGAAGAGGCAGTTTTACCCTTTTTGCTTCAAATCTTACTTTTCTGGGTCAGGAATACTGAATACATTATTCCATTTTGCTTCTTTCCACTTTTGATAATCTATATCGCACACAGGTGCTGTAACTGAAAAAATCCAGCGTGCACATCAACAAAAAACTGCTCCGATGATGCTACTCTTCCCTGGTTAGTTCATAATAACTTTATATCTGACCTTCCTCTATTGTTAAGTTTTGTTTTGGATAACAACTGATCATCTTCTGATTTATTGGCTATTTGTCAAGTGCATATATGCTTAACAATATATTGTTATATTTTTGTCTTGTGGAATATACTTTTTCTTCTATTTATGGATTTTTTTACTTGTTCACTGAATCGTTAACACGCCTTTATTACATTATCATCTTTTGTTCTCATCTTGTGATTCTCTTGGTGGGCTTGCAATCTAGCCTTGATAGTAAGACCAAACTGTTGCTTATGTACTTGAAAATTGAAACATAGTTCTGTTGCTCTTTTTTGGGTGGTGAATTTTTGGGTGGTCATGTATATAGCACCATATgcttttcattttcttctcttattttGAAATATGGACGCAGTATGTGTTTGTCTTGTAAGAAAAGGAATTTCATGGTACATGTGATTATCAAAAAGGCATTAAATGCTGTATGTGCTCAAAATCAGAactttaataatttttcttgaaGCCTAATTAGTGGAATGTTCACTTCTGGTCCAAACTCCAAACACATATTTGGTCAACCACTCTATAAATTTCAACCACTTCTCTTGTGTAAATGCTTTCACTTTTGTTTACACATCTTACTTGCTTACTAACTTAATTAACTAATAATTTTCATAATGTCCTTACATTCTACTATTGCAGAGGGCACTACTTCAAACGGGGATTATCTCCTTCCATTCAAGACAGGTGCCTTTCTTGCAAAAGCACCAGTTCAGCCAGTCATATTAAGATATCCTTACAAAAGGTTTAATCCAGCATGGGAGTCCATGTCAGGGGTGAGTATCTGTGGCAAATTCATGTATATACTTGAATTTTGCAGTTTAAATGCCTATAATAAGTAGACATACATGAGCAATACCATGAAGTACACTATCTAAAAATGGTTCATCCTAGTTAAAATAAGAACTAAACCTtaaaataacttttgatccacaggATTGTTTGGATTTTACTATTTTTAAGCTTGGAGCATTACTAAAAATATTTTGGCTCAGTCATTTCGCTACCTTTTGGGACTCTATTTTGTTATATTTCATTACTTGAAAATGAACTTCGTCAAACTTTTGTTAAACTTTATTTCTACTGTTAGACCTTTGAATTAAAAGCCACTTCAATGGTATTAGCTAGTAATGCAAAATAACTCGGAGAATATTGTCAGCTCTAAAATTACTGACACTTAAAAGTTAACACAATCCATGAGACAGCTGTGGCTAGATCGTTTCTCTCATAGTTTTACGATACATCTGTAATGATGCTGCATGCCATATGATTGTTGTTTGGAAGTTTGACAACTGAaagaatataattttatttgggAACTTCTATTTATGATTTACTGAAACTACCTAAAGTCTCTTGTATCCATTTGAGTTTGCTGAATTCTGATGAAAAACTTTCAGGGGCGCCATGTATTTCTACTCCTCTGTCAGTTTGTAAATTATCTAGAGGTGATCCATCTGCCTGTTTACTATCCGTCAGAGCAAGAAAAGGATGATCCTAAGCTCTATGCAAATAATGTACGGAAATTGATGGCAGTGGAGGTATGCTCATCCTTTCTAATGTTTTAAAATGGTTAATCACATGGAATGGTAACATTCTACCATGTGTACTATGGTGACTACCATGTGACAGTCCTCTCGTATTTTTCAGGGAAACTTAATTCTTTCAGACCTTGGGCTGGCGGAGAAGCGAGTATACCATGCGGCACTGAATGGTAATAGTATTCCTCGTGCTTTACATCAGAAAGATGATTAAAATGCTACTCTGTCAT
This genomic interval carries:
- the LOC133884325 gene encoding lysophospholipid acyltransferase LPEAT1-like isoform X3, encoding MKHLPAEPDRPIRIGQLSSFSLATVWSSSPRPSHRPRHHPSRISISASSPCRSGVSARVRVSPSPPTAMAPDDAATTAASSEPGGAGGMSSEEVAARPLLSSLSPSPAVPVPESIEDLDRRYAPYARRDAYGPMGLGPIGPAEAARLAIAAVVLVPLRVVAGVLVLVAYYLVCRVCTLWVEEERESGEGDGYARLQGWRREAVVRCGRALARAMLFVFGFYWIREYDCRFHDAKDEHVDQSKELERPGVIVSNHVSYVDILYHMSASFPSFVAKRSVARLPLVGLISKCLGCIFVLRESKTSDFKGVSGAVTEKIQRAHQQKTAPMMLLFPEGTTSNGDYLLPFKTGAFLAKAPVQPVILRYPYKRFNPAWESMSGGRHVFLLLCQFVNYLEVIHLPVYYPSEQEKDDPKLYANNVRKLMAVEGNLILSDLGLAEKRVYHAALNGLLCQS
- the LOC133884325 gene encoding lysophospholipid acyltransferase LPEAT1-like isoform X2, which encodes MKHLPAEPDRPIRIGQLSSFSLATVWSSSPRPSHRPRHHPSRISISASSPCRSGVSARVRVSPSPPTAMAPDDAATTAASSEPGGAGGMSSEEVAARPLLSSLSPSPAVPVPESIEDLDRRYAPYARRDAYGPMGLGPIGPAEAARLAIAAVVLVPLRVVAGVLVLVAYYLVCRVCTLWVEEERESGEGDGYARLQGWRREAVVRCGRALARAMLFVFGFYWIREYDCRFHDAKDEHVDQSKELERPGVIVSNHVSYVDILYHMSASFPSFVAKRSVARLPLVGLISKCLGCIFVLRESKTSDFKGVSGAVTEKIQRAHQQKTAPMMLLFPEGTTSNGDYLLPFKTGAFLAKAPVQPVILRYPYKRFNPAWESMSGGRHVFLLLCQFVNYLEVIHLPVYYPSEQEKDDPKLYANNVRKLMAVEGNLILSDLGLAEKRVYHAALNVMREGKNLSC
- the LOC133884325 gene encoding lysophospholipid acyltransferase LPEAT1-like isoform X1; protein product: MKHLPAEPDRPIRIGQLSSFSLATVWSSSPRPSHRPRHHPSRISISASSPCRSGVSARVRVSPSPPTAMAPDDAATTAASSEPGGAGGMSSEEVAARPLLSSLSPSPAVPVPESIEDLDRRYAPYARRDAYGPMGLGPIGPAEAARLAIAAVVLVPLRVVAGVLVLVAYYLVCRVCTLWVEEERESGEGDGYARLQGWRREAVVRCGRALARAMLFVFGFYWIREYDCRFHDAKDEHVDQSKELERPGVIVSNHVSYVDILYHMSASFPSFVAKRSVARLPLVGLISKCLGCIFVLRESKTSDFKGVSGAVTEKIQRAHQQKTAPMMLLFPEGTTSNGDYLLPFKTGAFLAKAPVQPVILRYPYKRFNPAWESMSGGRHVFLLLCQFVNYLEVIHLPVYYPSEQEKDDPKLYANNVRKLMAVEGNLILSDLGLAEKRVYHAALNDNHTFLPQESARLLNQEL